Proteins found in one bacterium genomic segment:
- a CDS encoding isoprenylcysteine carboxylmethyltransferase family protein, which translates to MRLGVAYALVSVLGFDVAVGIILFAAAGRFDLPMFWAYLAALLVLCLLASIVIFLRSPDLVKERMHPGKGERDPLTVRAMLVLCTAQYAIAGVDVGRYRWTGAVPLGLQVVALLGVIAGLAFAFWATAVNRFFSSAVRIQADRGQQVITSGPYRFIRHPGYTGALVYLLCGSVALGSWWSLAPMLVMTALMIRRTMIEDRMLQHDLAGYSEYVRNVRYRLVPGVW; encoded by the coding sequence GTGCGGCTGGGAGTGGCGTATGCGTTGGTTTCTGTGTTGGGGTTCGACGTGGCGGTGGGGATTATTCTCTTTGCTGCCGCGGGGAGGTTCGATCTCCCAATGTTCTGGGCCTATCTTGCGGCGCTGCTCGTTCTTTGTCTGCTGGCCAGCATTGTCATCTTTCTGCGAAGTCCCGATCTCGTCAAGGAACGGATGCACCCCGGCAAGGGAGAGCGCGACCCATTGACGGTGCGAGCCATGTTGGTACTCTGTACGGCGCAATATGCAATCGCGGGTGTTGACGTCGGGCGCTATCGTTGGACGGGGGCCGTGCCCCTTGGACTGCAGGTAGTCGCGCTGCTGGGCGTAATCGCCGGCCTCGCCTTCGCGTTCTGGGCCACGGCCGTCAACCGGTTCTTTTCGTCGGCCGTCCGCATCCAGGCAGATCGGGGACAGCAAGTCATCACCTCTGGCCCCTACCGGTTCATACGGCATCCGGGGTATACGGGCGCATTGGTCTACTTGTTATGTGGCAGCGTGGCGTTGGGATCCTGGTGGTCACTCGCGCCAATGCTCGTTATGACGGCGCTGATGATCCGCCGCACCATGATCGAGGATCGGATGCTCCAGCACGATCTCGCCGGGTATTCCGAGTACGTCCGGAATGTCCGGTACCGCCTCGTGCCCGGGGTCTGGTGA
- a CDS encoding transposase, which translates to MKPQALGHLVNGIKESKQAVAMTRLSGHRFQANEVRLWLSVIAYNLGNLWRQLALPKRIDTWPLTSPQHRLMKTGGRLVKHARYYWLLLAEGHLTRTLFGAILRRLVALPGPAG; encoded by the coding sequence ATGAAGCCGCAAGCCCTTGGTCACCTTGTCAACGGGATTAAGGAGAGCAAGCAGGCGGTGGCGATGACGCGGCTGAGCGGCCATCGGTTCCAGGCGAACGAGGTGCGGCTGTGGCTGAGCGTGATCGCCTACAATCTGGGGAACCTGTGGCGGCAGCTCGCACTGCCGAAACGGATCGACACCTGGCCCCTGACGAGCCCACAGCACCGCCTGATGAAGACGGGTGGCCGTCTCGTGAAACACGCGCGCTACTACTGGTTGCTGCTGGCGGAAGGACACCTGACGCGGACTCTGTTCGGGGCGATCCTACGACGGCTTGTTGCCCTGCCTGGACCCGCAGGGTAA